A single Phragmites australis chromosome 4, lpPhrAust1.1, whole genome shotgun sequence DNA region contains:
- the LOC133915572 gene encoding probable protein kinase At2g41970, whose product MWCCGGAEEEPHGAPPAGNPAAPPPWTPPAQPRGPNVPRTGAASAAKVLPIDVPAVALSELNRLTGNFGDRALVGEGSYGRVYRATLGTGEAVAVKRFDNGSSSGQSEAEFCEQLSVVSRLKCEHFTQLLGYCMELNNRIVLYQFAGMGSLYDILHGKKGVKGAEPGPALTWSQRARIAYGAARGLEHLHEKARPPIVHRDVRSSNVLVFDGHDAKIGDFNLTNQSPDSAARLHSTKVLGTFGYHAPEYAMTGQLTQKSDVYSFGVVLLELLTGRKPVDHTMPKGQQSLVTWATPRLSEDKVKQCVDPKLNNDYPPKAVAKLAAVAALCVQYEADFRPNMTIVVKALQPLVNARQGGDHQ is encoded by the exons ATGTGGTGTTGCGGTGGTGCGGAGGAGGAGCCCCACGGCGCCCCGCCGGCCGGCAAcccggccgcgccgccgccgtggacACCACCAG CCCAGCCGAGAGGGCCGAACGTGCCGAGAACCGGCGCCGCGTCTGCGGCCAAGGTGCTGCCCATCGACGTCCCGGCCGTCGCGCTATCGGAGCTGAACCGGCTCACGGGGAACTTCGGGGACAGGGCGCTGGTCGGGGAGGGCTCCTACGGCCGCGTGTACCGCGCGACGCTCGGCACCGGGGAGGCCGTGGCGGTCAAGAGGTTCGACAACGGCAGCTCCTCCGGGCAATCCGAGGCTGAATTCTGCGAACAG CTCTCCGTGGTGTCCCGGCTCAAGTGCGAGCACTTCACCCAGCTGCTGGGCTACTGCATGGAGCTCAACAACCGGATCGTGCTCTACCAGTTCGCCGGCATGGGCTCCCTCTACGACATACTCCACGGTAAGAAGGGCGTGAAGGGCGCGGAGCCCGGGCCGGCGCTGACGTGGAGCCAGCGTGCGAGGATCGCGTACGGGGCCGCGAGGGGGCTGGAGCACCTGCACGAGAAGGCGCGGCCGCCAATCGTGCACCGCGACGTGCGCTCCAGCAACGTGCTGGTCTTCGACGGCCACGACGCCAAGATCGGCGACTTCAACCTCACCAACCAGTCCCCCGACTCCGCCGCGCGCCTGCACTCCACCAAGGTGCTCGGCACGTTCGGCTACCACGCGCCCGA GTACGCGATGACGGGCCAGCTGACGCAGAAGagcgacgtgtacagcttcggcgtCGTGCTCCTGGAGCTCTTGACCGGGAGGAAGCCCGTGGATCACACCATGCCCAAGGGGCAGCAGAGCTTGGTCACCTGG GCCACTCCAAGATTGAGCGAGGACAAAGTTAAGCAGTGCGTGGATCCCAAGCTGAACAACGACTACCCACCAAAAGCCGTGGCCAAG ctcgcggcggtggcggctctgTGCGTGCAGTACGAGGCCGATTTCAGGCCGAACATGACGATCGTCGTCAAGGCTCTCCAGCCCCTCGTCAATGCCCGGCAAGGAGGAGATCATCAGTAG